In Helianthus annuus cultivar XRQ/B chromosome 9, HanXRQr2.0-SUNRISE, whole genome shotgun sequence, the following are encoded in one genomic region:
- the LOC110876327 gene encoding uncharacterized protein LOC110876327 produces the protein MATFKGPEPSVQKENSVTRPRSNTHKTEKTHCSSTKSEQSIKKTEFHDSKKGCTCKYFVSCKPRDFTGEIGAIDALKWLDEIETVVDISGYAAKDTVKFASQSFKEDALTWWKALIQSTGKVEMYSLSWSKFVELIRETYCPPHEVEKVETDFLKLTMKGLKCRACLSEYNSLSRLVPYLITPESKRIAWFIGGLAPEIKGMVKSSKPTTYRSVVDLALSLTEDEIRARAMKSEEDHKRKRDDTPNKDFKKGKTGSNCNQSKPNEAKPKCKTCGKQHFGKCFHEHTKGCGEKGHIKTRCPKRTTDRRNKATDGQKGNV, from the coding sequence ATGGCCACATTTAAAGGGCCAGAGCCATCAGTACAGAAAGAGAACTCCGTTACTAGACCCCGATCAAATACTCATAAGACTGAAAAGACTCATTGCTCCTCAACTAAAAGTGAGCAGAGTATCAAGAAAACTGAGTTTCATGATTCTAAGAAGGGGTGTACCTGTAAATACTTTGTTTCTTGTAAACCCCGTGACTTTACGGGAGAGATTGGAGCAATTGATGCTCTAAAGTGGCTGGATGAAATAGAAACCGTTGTTGATATAAGCGGTTATGCCGCAAAGGACACTGTTAAATTCGCGTCCCAATCCTTCAAGGAGGATGCTTTGACTTGGTGGAAGGCACTAATCCAATCGACTGGCAAGGTTGAAATGTACAGCCTGAGTTGGTCAAAATTCGTGGAATTAATTCGCGAGACTTATTGCCCACCTCACGAGGTGGAGAAAGTTGAAACTGACTTTCTAAAGCTAACCATGAAAGGCCTCAAGTGTCGAGCCTGTTTGTCTGAATACAACTCCTTATCAAGACTCGTGCCATACTTAATTACCCCTGAGTCTAAGCGCATTGCGTGGTTTATTGGAGGACTCGCTCCAGAAATCAAGGGGATGGTTAAATCCTCCAAACCTACTACTTATAGATCCGTTGTGGATCTGGCTCTTTCTCTCACTGAAGATGAAATAAGAGCAAGGGCGATGAAATCCGAGGAGGATCATAAGCGAAAGCGTGATGATACCCCAAATAAGGATTTCAAAAAGGGTAAGACTGGTTCGAATTGTAACCAGTCCAAGCCGAATGAAGCAAAACCTAAATGTAAAACCTGCGGGAAGCAACACTTTGGAAAATGTTTCCATGAGCACACCAAGggttgtggcgagaaagggcatatAAAGACCCGCTGCCCAAAGAGGACGACTGACAGAAGGAACAAGGCCACTGATGGCCAGAAAGGCAATGTTTGA